A region from the Deltaproteobacteria bacterium genome encodes:
- a CDS encoding B12-binding domain-containing radical SAM protein — translation MKITLISPPFGEYVESKSSRLVKLTGLDEVQKSEGLPIAPPVLEYLAGLTEAVTPDVTVELIDANREDLKLDEIDADLVGITVLTPQAPWAYLTADMLRARGKKVVLGGMHVTVLPEEGAAHADAVVRGEAEGVWGDVIADFKKGALKKIYDGPQLALTGLPRPKKGLIKTKYPMGSFFTARGCPFKCKYCSVYKFFGNNIRHRPIDDVVAEVAESPYWMFWNVDDNIWGAGIDRSIKLYIELYRELANMRKWWIGSGDLVSVQHARGEELLKWGRKSGLTLVMIGWESENFESLKEWNAHHKQGSKRHEAIKKIQDNGIDIMTFLVLGGRKDTLDDYKRALDVCDKLKMMPHPMLLTPFPGTEIYEEYKPYLIPERGWEYYNGNRAVFEHPDPVMTPEKREQALFWLRAEAFTPMRVIKRLLNIRLKGFPMTHLTSAILQIPMGRAFREIKHGNPYV, via the coding sequence ATGAAAATAACCCTTATATCCCCGCCTTTTGGCGAGTACGTCGAGAGTAAGAGCAGCAGGCTTGTTAAGCTTACTGGCCTTGACGAGGTGCAAAAGAGCGAAGGGCTTCCCATAGCCCCGCCTGTGCTCGAATACCTTGCGGGGCTTACAGAGGCCGTTACTCCTGACGTAACGGTCGAGCTCATAGACGCAAACAGGGAGGATTTGAAGCTCGACGAAATAGATGCCGACCTTGTGGGCATAACGGTGCTCACCCCGCAGGCGCCGTGGGCGTATCTAACGGCGGATATGCTGCGTGCAAGAGGGAAAAAGGTCGTGCTCGGAGGCATGCATGTTACCGTGCTTCCCGAAGAAGGCGCGGCCCATGCCGATGCCGTTGTAAGGGGCGAGGCAGAGGGAGTCTGGGGAGACGTCATAGCGGATTTTAAAAAAGGCGCGTTAAAAAAGATATACGACGGCCCGCAGCTTGCGCTAACCGGGCTGCCGCGCCCTAAAAAAGGGCTGATAAAAACAAAATATCCAATGGGCTCGTTCTTTACGGCAAGGGGATGCCCGTTTAAGTGCAAGTACTGCTCTGTCTATAAGTTCTTTGGAAATAACATCAGGCACAGGCCGATAGATGACGTCGTGGCCGAGGTCGCAGAGAGCCCGTACTGGATGTTCTGGAACGTGGACGACAATATCTGGGGCGCGGGCATAGACAGATCGATAAAGCTCTATATAGAGCTTTATCGCGAATTGGCAAACATGCGTAAGTGGTGGATAGGCTCCGGAGACCTCGTAAGCGTGCAACATGCTCGCGGCGAAGAGCTTCTTAAATGGGGCAGAAAATCCGGGCTCACGCTCGTGATGATAGGCTGGGAGAGCGAGAACTTCGAGAGCCTTAAGGAATGGAACGCGCATCATAAGCAGGGCAGCAAAAGGCACGAAGCGATAAAGAAGATACAGGATAACGGCATCGATATAATGACGTTTCTTGTGCTTGGCGGCAGAAAGGATACCCTTGACGATTATAAAAGGGCCCTTGATGTGTGCGACAAATTGAAGATGATGCCGCACCCGATGCTGCTTACGCCGTTTCCGGGCACCGAGATATACGAAGAGTACAAGCCGTATCTTATACCGGAGCGCGGCTGGGAGTACTATAACGGCAACAGGGCCGTGTTCGAGCATCCCGACCCTGTGATGACGCCGGAGAAAAGAGAGCAGGCGCTTTTCTGGCTCCGCGCCGAGGCCTTTACTCCCATGCGCGTTATAAAGAGGCTTTTGAATATAAGGTTAAAAGGTTTTCCGATGACGCACCTTACCTCCGCCATATTGCAGATACCGATGGGAAGGGCCTTCAGGGAGATAAAGCACGGCAACCCGTATGTTTAG